One window of the Babesia microti strain RI chromosome IV, complete genome genome contains the following:
- a CDS encoding Lactation elevated protein 1 (overlaps_old_locusTagID:BBM_III08550) produces the protein MSRIKAIGLLLTSCGIKFRIPNISHARFYTFCAHKSKALQFIVFHYRFNMRYYSTCEIVLSETQKKLVEKLQGIEYRMAQSATDFVSGIYIHGGVGQGKTMLMDQFYNRSTQPKMRMHFHNFMTEIQKKLHKLRISGVSDALDGICREIRQNARLICLDEFQVEHISDAMILKALFDRLFNLGCTLVSTSNKKPEELYLVISYLGGLNRERFLPFIDTLMEHCLVYNLDANIDYRQCNGGIVHFYWPHRGFEYIKLLITKMGKQPGATDVSLQISPLKTLNIPFVIDSNDGTGKNLAAFTFNSLFSVPSGTNEYIAICDNYCVVGISNIPQFDIATTQSDELTRFIKFIDIAYESNTKIIFDSSKPLYQMFGQLKNNKLFEKVGLSLIDLGVDPSDCITQESFFDLLANKLDPNSINSAIDIVNSVRGDVTFSDSLWALVYDNAIYYSEDVKFVENISNFDYLSHNFSSPISFKFDDGLKNYPRTLSRIRHMSSGNYWK, from the exons ATGTCGAGGATAAAG GCAATTGGACTGTTGTTGACAAGTTGTGGAATAAAATTCAGAATTCCCAACATTAGTCATGCAAGATTTTACACTTTTTGCGCTCATAAATCCAAAGCCTTACAGTTTATAGTGTTTCATTATCGGTTTAACATGAGATATTACTCGACTTGTGAAATTGTGTTATCTGAAACGCAAAAGAAACTAGTAGAGAAATTGCAGGGTATAGAATATCGTATGGCTCAATCCGCAACTGAT TTTGTGAGTGGTATCTATATTCATGGTGGTGTAGGCCAAGGGAAAACGATGTTAATGGATCAATTCTATAACAGATCAACACAACCAAAAATGCGTATGCATTTCCATAATTTCATGACtgaaatacaaaaaaaacTTCATAAATTGCGCATTAGCGGTGTCAGTGATGCTTTAGATGGTATTTGCCGTGAAATTAGACAAAATGCCAGATTGATCTGCCTGGACGAGTTTCAAGTTGAGCACATTTCAGATGCGATGATACTTAAGGCCTTGTTTGACagattgtttaatttgGGATGTACATTAGTATCAACCAGCAATAAAAAGCCGGAAGAATTGTATCTTG TAATATCTTATTTGGGTGGTTTAAACAGGGAACGATTTTTGCCTTTCATAGATACACTTATGGAGCATTGTTTGGTTTACAATTTAGATGCAAATATCGATTACAGGCAATGTAATGGAGGAATTGTCCATTTTTATTGGCCACATAGAGGgtttgaatatattaaactACTAATTACTAAAATGGGTAAGCAACCAGGTGCTACTGATGTTTCTCTGCAAATATCACCACTAAAGACTTTAAATATACCATTCGTAATCGATTCAAATGATGGGACTGGTAAAAATCTTGCTGCATTCACTTTTAATAGTTTGTTCAGTGTTCCTAGTGGCACTAACGAATACATTGCCATATGTGACAATTATTGCGTGGTTGGCATATCCAACATACCTCAATTTGACATAGCTACCACTCAATCTGACGAACTAACTCGGTTTATCAAGTTTATAGACATTGCTTATGAGAG taataCAAAGATAATATTTGACTCCAGTAAACCATTATATCAAATGTTTGGTCAGTTGAAAAACAACAAACTCTTTGAAAAAGTGGGTTTATCACTCATTGATTTGGGTGTCGATCCATCGGATTGCATAACACAAgaatcattttttgatttgCTTGCTAACAAATTGGATCCAAATTCCATAAATAGTGCGATTGACATTGTTAATTCCGTGAGGGGGGATGTAACATTTTCAGATTCTTTATGGGCACTTGTATATGATAACGCAATTTACTATTCCGAGgatgttaaatttgtcGAAAATATCTCCAATTTTGACTACTTGTCACATAATTTCAGTTCGCcaatttcatttaaatttgatgatgGACTGAAGAATTATCCGCGTACACTGTCTCGCATTAGGCATATGTCATCCGGGAACTACTGGAAATGA